One window of Chlamydiota bacterium genomic DNA carries:
- a CDS encoding response regulator: MNKTAKILLVNDEKDILEILSRRLIAENYEVVKAYNGVECLKILKGYRPDLILVDLNMPKMNGFETIRVIRQRIKWHIPIIVVTATDSDTESTRQCLDSGADGCICVPCEKEELLTKIREMTMK, encoded by the coding sequence ATGAATAAAACAGCCAAGATATTACTTGTGAATGATGAAAAGGATATCCTGGAGATTTTATCGAGACGTCTTATTGCAGAGAATTATGAGGTCGTGAAGGCATACAATGGAGTGGAGTGCCTAAAGATTTTAAAGGGATATAGGCCTGATCTAATATTAGTAGATCTGAATATGCCAAAGATGAATGGATTTGAGACTATAAGGGTTATAAGACAAAGGATAAAGTGGCATATCCCTATCATAGTTGTTACTGCAACGGATAGTGATACTGAGAGCACCAGACAATGTCTGGATTCTGGCGCAGATGGTTGTATATGTGTCCCTTGTGAAAAGGAGGAGCTATTGACTAAGATTAGGGAAATGACGATGAAATGA
- a CDS encoding sigma-54-dependent Fis family transcriptional regulator, producing MEAVSQGARDAVFIVDDEQDLCLSVKRILGAEGHKVEWATHPETLLEQLPNNRFSCVLLDLKLGGESGIDYLSKIRESDPNLPIIIMTAYETVKTAVEAMKKGAFHYLAKPFDNEELKALVSNAVKMRRLYWDLEHYKAQCANRLDLESEMGDSQAIRTVIRQIHAVSQTDVNVLLIGESGTGKELVSKRIHDLSPRAQGPWIPIDCASLPETLIESELFGHEKGAFTGAHAQRIGKLEQAHGGTLFLDEIANIPLSIQAKLLRFMERRSFERLGGNQTVTVSLRVIAAANQDVQELIRQKQFRGDLYYRLNEFPIHLPPLRERCNDIPYLSLQFLHEFEKQLGKKVTGISEEVLEVFQKHPWPGNVRELRNTIKRAMVVANGEISKADLPNEIKSPISEQAQSNLTIPLKSDLDLLQSSSEAALFVEKKLIQQALSRTQGRKGKAAKLLGIDEKTLYNKLRELKMGEDIS from the coding sequence ATGGAAGCGGTTAGTCAAGGGGCCAGAGATGCCGTATTCATCGTTGATGACGAGCAGGACCTCTGCCTTTCCGTTAAAAGAATTTTGGGGGCCGAAGGACATAAAGTCGAGTGGGCGACCCATCCAGAGACTCTTCTCGAGCAACTGCCCAACAATCGCTTCTCTTGCGTTCTCCTTGACCTAAAATTGGGGGGAGAAAGCGGGATCGATTATTTATCAAAGATTCGCGAATCTGACCCGAACCTTCCTATCATCATCATGACCGCTTATGAAACGGTCAAAACGGCTGTGGAGGCGATGAAAAAAGGCGCCTTCCATTACCTTGCAAAACCCTTTGACAATGAAGAACTAAAGGCGCTGGTTTCCAATGCTGTTAAAATGCGCCGCCTCTATTGGGACCTGGAACATTATAAAGCCCAATGCGCGAACCGCCTTGATTTAGAATCTGAAATGGGAGACTCACAGGCTATTCGCACTGTCATCCGTCAAATTCACGCGGTGTCACAAACGGATGTGAATGTCCTGTTAATCGGCGAGAGCGGAACAGGTAAAGAGCTTGTGTCCAAAAGGATTCATGATCTCAGTCCCAGGGCTCAGGGCCCTTGGATCCCTATCGATTGCGCCTCCCTTCCTGAAACTCTCATTGAAAGTGAACTTTTTGGGCATGAGAAGGGAGCGTTCACGGGGGCTCATGCTCAACGTATTGGAAAGCTTGAACAGGCCCATGGGGGAACCCTTTTCCTGGATGAAATCGCGAATATACCTCTCTCGATTCAAGCAAAGCTCCTTCGCTTTATGGAGAGGCGTTCCTTTGAGCGTTTGGGGGGAAACCAGACCGTTACCGTATCCCTTCGCGTCATTGCCGCAGCCAATCAGGATGTTCAGGAATTAATCCGTCAGAAACAATTCAGAGGAGATTTGTATTATCGGCTCAATGAATTTCCCATTCATCTACCCCCTTTGAGAGAGAGGTGTAATGATATCCCCTATTTGAGTTTGCAATTCCTGCATGAATTTGAAAAACAATTGGGTAAAAAAGTGACCGGAATCAGCGAGGAAGTTTTGGAGGTTTTTCAAAAGCATCCATGGCCTGGCAATGTCAGGGAGCTTCGAAATACGATTAAGCGGGCAATGGTAGTTGCCAACGGGGAGATATCGAAGGCCGATTTGCCGAATGAAATTAAAAGTCCTATCTCTGAACAAGCTCAATCCAACCTGACTATCCCCTTAAAATCCGATCTGGATCTTCTTCAATCCTCCAGTGAAGCCGCTTTGTTTGTGGAAAAGAAATTGATTCAACAGGCCCTTTCACGAACCCAGGGAAGAAAAGGAAAAGCCGCGAAGCTTTTGGGAATTGATGAAAAAACCCTTTATAATAAACTCCGTGAGCTTAAAATGGGGGAAGATATATCTTAA
- a CDS encoding response regulator, translated as MMKKILIVEDSEDSMEIMARTFEEDYLVIKATNGKEGLEKAIEEKPDIILMDVSLPIMDGLTVTKRIRGIHGIENTPIIIVSASAMAHDIEEALKSGCNHFLPKPVRPSLLRKKVAEYLLV; from the coding sequence ATGATGAAGAAAATACTTATCGTCGAGGATTCAGAGGATAGCATGGAGATCATGGCCAGGACATTTGAGGAGGATTACCTTGTTATAAAGGCAACGAATGGCAAGGAGGGTCTGGAGAAGGCAATAGAAGAGAAACCAGATATTATTTTGATGGATGTCTCATTGCCGATCATGGATGGATTAACGGTTACTAAAAGGATTAGGGGTATTCATGGGATAGAAAATACCCCCATCATCATCGTTTCAGCAAGCGCTATGGCGCATGATATAGAAGAGGCCTTAAAGAGTGGATGTAATCATTTCTTGCCGAAGCCGGTAAGGCCAAGCTTGTTAAGAAAGAAGGTGGCAGAATATCTGCTGGTATGA
- a CDS encoding SWIM zinc finger family protein, translating into MSYWGFPRYVSAAEKRAKAAKKLKELFKKKPNIMPVVLKGSALARTWWGKAWNHNLEAYADYSNRIGRGRSYVRHGAVLDLRIEPGEVIALVQGSERVPYSVSVKIQTLKKETWHRMKTACEGTLESFQELLTGNFPRALGDILINKDSGMFPAPREIKFDCSCPDWADMCKHVAAVLYGVGVRLDEDPKLFFRLRDAGIDKLIKQAVAGKTEKLLEKAGRKSGRVIEDTDLSSVFGVNIEEPVARGKNKMIKAQATRKKNKAEEASAKLKLSVRPQQKRLKRRKKSAKVLESA; encoded by the coding sequence ATGAGTTATTGGGGATTTCCGAGGTATGTATCTGCCGCTGAAAAAAGGGCAAAGGCCGCCAAAAAGCTAAAAGAGCTTTTCAAAAAAAAGCCGAATATAATGCCCGTGGTGCTCAAAGGAAGCGCACTTGCCCGTACCTGGTGGGGAAAGGCGTGGAACCATAATCTTGAAGCCTATGCCGATTACAGTAATCGCATCGGCAGGGGACGAAGTTATGTTCGTCATGGCGCAGTGCTAGATCTTCGGATAGAGCCGGGCGAGGTCATTGCCCTTGTTCAGGGTTCCGAGAGGGTCCCCTATTCAGTTTCAGTGAAAATACAGACGCTTAAGAAAGAGACTTGGCACCGGATGAAAACGGCTTGTGAAGGAACTCTGGAGTCGTTTCAGGAGCTCTTAACCGGAAATTTTCCGAGGGCCCTGGGCGATATATTAATCAACAAAGATTCAGGCATGTTCCCCGCTCCGCGAGAGATCAAATTTGATTGTTCTTGCCCCGACTGGGCTGATATGTGCAAACATGTGGCCGCGGTACTTTACGGCGTTGGTGTGAGACTTGATGAAGATCCCAAACTTTTTTTCAGGCTGAGAGACGCAGGAATAGACAAGTTGATAAAACAGGCAGTTGCGGGTAAGACTGAAAAATTGCTAGAAAAGGCGGGGAGAAAAAGCGGTCGCGTTATCGAGGACACAGATCTATCTTCGGTCTTTGGTGTCAATATAGAAGAGCCGGTTGCAAGGGGTAAAAACAAAATGATCAAGGCACAAGCTACAAGGAAGAAGAACAAGGCTGAAGAGGCTTCTGCAAAGCTCAAGCTATCTGTAAGGCCACAGCAAAAAAGGTTAAAAAGGCGGAAAAAATCGGCAAAGGTACTTGAATCCGCCTAA
- a CDS encoding response regulator gives MEKKILIIDDEKGLLVTLKKYLTLKGYSITTCSNGRMGIEEARRNKYSIIIVDIKMPEINGVDTIKAIEGIDDKAKFLIITGCSITGEVSDLIETSKRVHGYIFKPFNLEHLEEKLEKVLKLP, from the coding sequence ATGGAAAAGAAGATTTTAATCATAGATGATGAAAAGGGCTTGCTGGTTACCTTAAAAAAATATCTAACCCTAAAGGGGTATTCCATTACGACTTGTAGTAATGGCAGAATGGGAATAGAGGAGGCTAGGAGAAATAAATATAGTATAATAATAGTAGATATAAAAATGCCAGAGATCAATGGTGTGGATACAATTAAGGCTATAGAAGGGATAGATGATAAGGCAAAATTCTTGATCATTACAGGCTGTTCTATTACCGGTGAGGTAAGTGATTTAATAGAAACTTCTAAAAGGGTTCATGGTTATATATTCAAGCCTTTTAATCTTGAGCATTTAGAGGAGAAGCTAGAAAAGGTCCTAAAATTGCCATGA
- a CDS encoding response regulator, protein MAEVLKEKPTILLVDDDPGMRETLEDVLVDEGYQVNPIASGKEAVKEIRKGSFDIVIVDLKLPDVGGMKILGEAKEVNPESAVIMMTGYASVESAVEALNQGAFSYIIKPFNMDEVKIVIKKAFHQIRLFKENQRLIDELQLSNRKLEKVLADLNKASQLKSQFLASMSHELRTPINAIIGFADLILEDDRLDQSCRRDMSRIVVNANNLLSLVNDILDLSKIEAGKMTVHISSFDLGPLVEGCVLSIESMLKGKQVTLKTDVSKDILELSTDMDRLRQIIINLLSNAAKFTEKGEITASARMDQDDRVNISVTDTGIGIKEEDMIYIFDEFRQIDRGKKQKFGGTGLGLAISKRLAHLLGGNILVKSVLNKGSVFTLMIPTKIK, encoded by the coding sequence ATGGCAGAAGTTCTCAAGGAAAAACCCACAATTTTATTGGTGGATGATGACCCGGGGATGCGGGAGACTCTGGAGGATGTCCTGGTAGACGAGGGATATCAAGTAAATCCCATTGCCAGTGGCAAGGAGGCAGTAAAAGAGATTAGAAAAGGGTCGTTTGATATTGTGATTGTAGATTTAAAACTTCCGGATGTAGGCGGTATGAAGATTTTAGGGGAGGCTAAAGAGGTTAACCCTGAATCAGCTGTGATTATGATGACGGGTTATGCCAGCGTGGAATCTGCGGTGGAGGCATTAAATCAGGGCGCATTTTCTTATATTATAAAACCTTTTAATATGGATGAGGTTAAGATTGTTATAAAGAAGGCCTTTCACCAGATAAGACTTTTTAAAGAAAATCAGAGATTAATAGACGAGTTACAGCTCTCTAATAGAAAGTTAGAGAAGGTATTGGCTGATCTTAATAAGGCAAGTCAGTTAAAGTCCCAGTTTTTGGCGAGTATGAGTCATGAACTCAGAACCCCTATTAATGCCATTATAGGTTTTGCTGATTTAATATTAGAGGATGACAGGCTAGATCAATCGTGCAGGCGGGATATGTCTCGTATTGTGGTTAATGCCAATAATCTATTATCTCTGGTCAATGATATATTGGACCTGTCCAAGATTGAGGCAGGTAAGATGACTGTGCATATATCCAGTTTTGACCTGGGGCCGTTGGTAGAGGGATGTGTTCTGTCAATAGAATCTATGTTGAAGGGTAAACAAGTGACTTTGAAGACAGATGTGAGCAAGGATATTCTTGAATTGTCCACAGATATGGATCGATTAAGGCAGATTATTATTAACCTCCTTTCAAATGCGGCAAAGTTTACTGAAAAGGGAGAGATTACAGCCAGTGCCAGGATGGATCAGGATGATCGGGTGAATATATCAGTCACAGATACAGGGATAGGGATCAAAGAAGAGGATATGATCTATATCTTTGATGAATTCAGACAGATCGATAGAGGGAAGAAACAAAAATTCGGCGGTACCGGGCTGGGGCTTGCTATTTCCAAGAGGCTGGCCCATCTGTTGGGAGGAAATATTCTGGTAAAGAGTGTATTGAATAAAGGATCCGTCTTCACTTTGATGATACCAACGAAAATAAAATAA
- a CDS encoding type II toxin-antitoxin system RelB/DinJ family antitoxin, with protein sequence MHKTSLVRARMEPTLKEEVEGILLRLGLTVSETIHLLYRQIKLRRGLPFEVRIPNRLTAKTLTESKGGKNVKRFTAKEDLYRDLGL encoded by the coding sequence ATGCATAAGACAAGTCTCGTTCGAGCCCGGATGGAGCCAACATTGAAAGAAGAGGTGGAAGGGATTCTCTTACGACTAGGGTTGACGGTTTCAGAAACCATCCATCTACTCTATCGTCAGATCAAGCTGAGACGGGGTCTTCCGTTTGAGGTTAGGATTCCAAATCGGCTGACCGCAAAAACCTTGACTGAAAGCAAGGGCGGTAAGAATGTGAAGCGCTTTACTGCCAAGGAAGATCTCTATAGAGACCTTGGGTTGTGA
- a CDS encoding response regulator, with translation MNPTRILIVDDIPDTVEILSRQLEQEGYEILKAYNGKDAVEMAQKNNPDLILMDIMMPDMDGFQATSRCKKMEIRGRFIPIIIVSATKDDTASIVRGLQCGADDYITLPCEKDILLARVRSMLRIKRMHDELNRANMMKTLFLEGMAHELRTPVNAIQGFTDLLLDDKTLTRKQRRDIRHIQNNENGLIYLMNEILNLSKIISGKVKVDSERFELGPVIRSCMSSISPRMRKKSVRLISNISKDVSVLDTDMSKLKKIVSHLLSNAGKFTEEGEIRVDCTLDHKGMVNISVLDTGMGIKSEVLPYIFEEFRHSDEIAKSDFKSNYGGSSLGLSISKRLAHLLGGDILVESTYGKGSRFTLVIPPKMPHEVSDE, from the coding sequence ATGAATCCAACTAGAATTCTTATTGTGGATGATATACCAGATACGGTGGAGATTCTATCCCGCCAATTGGAACAGGAGGGTTATGAGATATTAAAGGCGTATAACGGGAAGGATGCTGTGGAGATGGCACAAAAGAATAATCCTGACCTTATTCTCATGGATATCATGATGCCGGACATGGATGGTTTTCAGGCGACGAGTCGATGTAAGAAGATGGAGATAAGAGGGAGGTTTATCCCAATCATCATTGTTAGCGCAACCAAGGATGATACCGCAAGTATCGTGAGGGGACTTCAGTGCGGGGCTGACGATTATATTACACTACCCTGTGAAAAAGATATTCTGTTAGCCAGGGTCAGGTCTATGCTCAGGATTAAAAGAATGCATGATGAATTGAATCGCGCCAATATGATGAAGACGCTTTTTTTAGAAGGGATGGCCCATGAACTGAGAACACCGGTGAATGCCATTCAGGGGTTTACAGACCTTCTTTTGGATGATAAGACACTGACCAGAAAACAGAGAAGGGATATCAGGCATATCCAGAACAATGAGAATGGCCTGATTTACTTAATGAATGAGATATTGAATCTTTCCAAAATCATATCTGGTAAGGTAAAAGTAGATTCTGAAAGATTTGAGTTGGGGCCTGTTATTAGGAGCTGCATGAGTTCCATCAGTCCTCGGATGAGGAAAAAATCTGTGAGGTTGATAAGCAATATCAGTAAGGATGTATCGGTATTAGATACGGATATGAGTAAACTAAAAAAGATTGTGAGTCATCTTTTATCTAATGCCGGAAAATTTACAGAAGAGGGGGAGATCAGGGTTGATTGTACATTGGATCATAAGGGGATGGTGAATATCTCGGTCTTGGATACGGGTATGGGTATAAAATCAGAGGTACTGCCTTATATATTTGAAGAATTCAGACATTCTGACGAGATCGCCAAATCCGACTTCAAATCCAACTATGGAGGGAGTAGTCTGGGGTTATCTATTTCAAAAAGGCTTGCACATTTATTAGGAGGGGATATTCTTGTAGAGAGTACATACGGTAAGGGGTCGAGGTTTACCCTGGTCATCCCCCCGAAAATGCCGCATGAGGTGTCCGATGAATAA
- a CDS encoding four helix bundle protein, whose protein sequence is MRDAARSAKQNIREGYKKGTLGEFLHSINISRGSLEELSGDVEDCLEDGLMSTEEFEKFGGLFRSADYLSSQYIKSLYKIKSNGTWKVPRKAVAT, encoded by the coding sequence ATGAGAGACGCGGCTCGTTCGGCTAAACAAAATATACGTGAAGGATACAAAAAGGGGACTCTCGGAGAATTTCTACATAGCATTAATATCAGCAGAGGTTCATTAGAAGAATTGAGTGGAGATGTTGAAGATTGTCTGGAAGATGGTTTAATGAGTACTGAAGAATTTGAGAAATTTGGAGGATTATTTCGAAGTGCTGATTATCTATCTTCTCAGTACATTAAATCACTTTACAAAATAAAATCCAATGGTACATGGAAAGTTCCGAGAAAAGCGGTTGCAACATGA
- a CDS encoding type II toxin-antitoxin system HicA family toxin, whose product MFVKKVFAGKDVVKALRRIGFVVDHQRGSHIFMHHLEKNISVIVPFHREIKKGTLHSIIKKVGISLQELGDLI is encoded by the coding sequence ATCTTTGTGAAGAAGGTTTTTGCTGGGAAAGATGTGGTAAAGGCTTTGCGAAGGATTGGTTTTGTAGTTGACCATCAAAGAGGCAGTCACATATTTATGCATCATTTAGAAAAAAATATTTCTGTGATTGTGCCATTTCATAGAGAGATAAAAAAAGGGACGCTTCATAGCATTATAAAGAAGGTAGGTATTAGCCTACAAGAATTAGGAGATCTAATATGA
- a CDS encoding type II toxin-antitoxin system HicB family antitoxin — protein MNFYVVLEKAEEGGYNVMVPALEGCFTQGDTEEEALANAKEAILCYLEGLEKVNQIKAGHGLKIREVGVSL, from the coding sequence ATGAATTTTTATGTTGTTTTAGAAAAAGCTGAAGAGGGTGGATATAATGTGATGGTGCCCGCTTTAGAGGGTTGCTTTACCCAGGGTGATACAGAAGAAGAAGCTTTAGCAAATGCTAAAGAAGCAATCCTTTGTTACCTTGAAGGTTTGGAGAAGGTTAATCAGATAAAAGCAGGGCATGGATTAAAAATAAGAGAAGTTGGGGTATCTTTGTGA
- a CDS encoding type II toxin-antitoxin system YafQ family toxin, giving the protein MRSFSRTNQFKKDVKHASKRGWDLSRLKKVLNLLIEGHPLPPESMDHPLRGNWAGSRDCHIGTDWILIYTLEKNHVRFERTGTHSDLFR; this is encoded by the coding sequence GTGAGGAGCTTTAGCCGTACCAATCAATTCAAGAAGGATGTTAAGCATGCCTCTAAACGTGGATGGGATCTATCGCGGCTGAAGAAGGTTCTTAATTTGCTGATTGAAGGGCACCCTTTGCCTCCTGAATCTATGGACCATCCGTTGCGTGGAAACTGGGCGGGAAGCCGTGACTGTCATATTGGGACCGATTGGATTCTGATTTACACTCTAGAAAAAAATCATGTCCGTTTTGAACGGACGGGAACTCACAGTGATCTGTTCCGTTGA
- a CDS encoding response regulator, translated as MKKRILIIDDEEDFCSLFQKTLTGEDYEVITALSGKEGIEKIKEFHPDIIFLDLKMPKINGIETLGHLKRMKNNVPVVIFTAYPSMDTALKGHYLNIYDYMTKPFSLEKVRKVIKKALGESR; from the coding sequence ATGAAAAAGAGAATATTAATTATCGATGACGAAGAGGATTTCTGCAGCCTTTTTCAAAAGACCTTGACTGGGGAAGATTATGAGGTTATAACTGCATTGAGTGGAAAAGAGGGCATAGAGAAGATAAAAGAATTCCATCCAGACATTATATTTTTAGACCTCAAAATGCCAAAGATCAATGGCATTGAAACCCTTGGGCATCTAAAAAGGATGAAAAATAATGTTCCAGTGGTCATATTCACAGCCTATCCCTCTATGGATACAGCCTTAAAGGGACATTACCTTAATATCTATGACTATATGACAAAACCCTTTTCTTTGGAAAAGGTGAGGAAAGTTATCAAAAAGGCTTTAGGTGAATCCCGTTAG
- a CDS encoding response regulator, with protein MTKIPSILVVDDQVGMLETFTDILGDKGYKVATASDGYTAIDKVKKETFDVIFMDIKMPGINGVQTFREIKKVNPKTAVIMMTAYSVEDLVKEAIEEGAYTVIYKPFDIDRVVETIERVLKTILILVVDDSYGDRETLKDILEDKGYKVVEADSGYKAIELVKNGKYDIIFLDVKLPDIDGVKTFEEIHKINPEIPVVMITGYSVEELVEGALKKGVYACITKPLDVEKILKAMDGALKGK; from the coding sequence ATGACAAAGATTCCAAGTATATTAGTCGTGGATGATCAGGTAGGGATGCTGGAGACATTTACAGATATTTTAGGGGATAAGGGTTATAAGGTGGCTACAGCCAGTGATGGATATACCGCGATTGATAAGGTTAAGAAGGAGACATTCGATGTTATTTTTATGGATATCAAGATGCCGGGAATAAACGGTGTGCAGACCTTTAGGGAGATCAAGAAGGTTAATCCAAAGACCGCGGTGATTATGATGACGGCCTATTCGGTAGAGGACCTGGTGAAGGAGGCCATAGAGGAAGGCGCCTATACGGTTATTTATAAACCATTTGATATCGATAGGGTGGTCGAGACTATCGAGAGGGTTTTAAAAACGATATTGATTTTAGTTGTAGACGATAGCTATGGCGACAGAGAGACTTTGAAGGATATATTAGAGGATAAGGGCTATAAGGTTGTAGAGGCGGATAGCGGCTATAAGGCGATAGAATTAGTAAAAAACGGTAAATACGATATTATCTTTCTGGATGTCAAATTGCCTGATATTGATGGCGTAAAGACATTTGAGGAGATACATAAGATTAATCCTGAGATTCCTGTCGTTATGATTACTGGATATTCAGTTGAGGAGTTGGTAGAGGGGGCATTAAAGAAGGGAGTCTATGCATGTATTACTAAGCCGTTGGATGTGGAAAAAATATTAAAGGCAATGGATGGGGCGTTAAAAGGGAAATAG
- a CDS encoding response regulator has translation MNKSAKVLIVDDEPDTVEILSRRLAKEKYKVIKAYSGREGLELAEKHKPDLILMDVAMPEMDGFQTTRLIRDKIKEFIPIIIVTATRDDTGSIAMGLSLGADDYISIPCETEELLARIKAALRIKELHDELLKRLTEAYDRIKQGHEELIHVAKMAALGRCTAGAAHEINNPLGIVSGNAQYILEIFKKKDIKQLTMEDYQEIKESLDVIVRSSERCGAIARNLLRFGRKEKLQKRLTDINKVIEDIFPLLKNQLNLSNIKVIKELDRKLPLVSIDPSQIEQVLMNLMLNAYAAMSKGGTLKLRTYEREDAHLKMEKIKKKMVFIEVKDTGQGIPKEYLDRIFEPFFTTKEAGAGTGLGLSVVYAIIKDHEGEINVKSKVGQSTTFTIKLPLG, from the coding sequence GTGAATAAATCAGCGAAGGTTTTAATTGTGGATGATGAGCCGGATACGGTAGAGATTTTATCCAGGCGGCTGGCTAAAGAGAAATATAAGGTCATCAAGGCTTATAGCGGCAGGGAGGGTTTAGAGTTGGCAGAAAAGCATAAGCCGGATCTTATACTCATGGATGTGGCCATGCCTGAAATGGATGGATTTCAGACAACCAGGCTGATCAGGGACAAAATAAAAGAGTTTATTCCCATCATCATTGTTACCGCGACAAGGGATGATACGGGTAGTATAGCCATGGGCCTAAGTTTAGGGGCAGATGATTATATTAGTATCCCTTGCGAAACAGAAGAATTATTGGCAAGGATTAAGGCCGCGTTAAGGATTAAGGAGTTACATGATGAGCTTTTAAAGAGACTAACCGAGGCCTATGATAGGATTAAACAGGGTCATGAGGAACTTATCCACGTAGCCAAGATGGCAGCCTTAGGTCGATGTACCGCAGGTGCGGCTCATGAAATAAATAATCCATTGGGTATTGTTTCTGGTAATGCACAATATATTTTAGAGATATTTAAAAAGAAGGATATAAAGCAATTAACCATGGAAGATTATCAGGAGATAAAAGAAAGTTTAGATGTCATTGTAAGAAGTAGCGAAAGGTGCGGGGCTATTGCAAGAAATCTGTTAAGGTTTGGGCGTAAAGAAAAATTACAGAAAAGGCTAACAGATATAAATAAGGTGATTGAAGATATTTTTCCCCTGCTGAAAAATCAGTTAAACCTTTCTAATATAAAGGTGATAAAAGAATTAGACCGGAAGCTGCCCCTGGTGTCCATTGATCCATCTCAGATAGAACAGGTATTAATGAACCTTATGTTAAATGCCTATGCGGCTATGTCTAAAGGGGGCACACTTAAGCTAAGGACATACGAAAGGGAAGATGCCCATTTAAAAATGGAAAAAATTAAGAAAAAAATGGTTTTTATTGAGGTAAAAGATACGGGTCAGGGAATCCCAAAAGAATATTTGGATAGAATATTTGAGCCATTCTTTACTACAAAAGAGGCAGGGGCAGGTACTGGCTTAGGGCTTTCTGTGGTTTATGCCATTATTAAGGATCATGAGGGCGAGATTAATGTAAAAAGTAAGGTGGGTCAAAGTACCACCTTTACCATAAAATTGCCATTAGGTTGA